A section of the Neisseria dumasiana genome encodes:
- a CDS encoding type II toxin-antitoxin system VapC family toxin codes for MRYLLDTNIVSHILRRQPNVMARLQSVPMSDLYISAVTHAELMYGLAKKPDAAKLHRAVHELLLRIGVLPFDEQASTHYGKFKAQAKQSGKNLASLDMMIAAHASAVSAVLVSNDAAFQQIADLSVEDWTK; via the coding sequence ATGCGCTACCTTTTGGATACCAACATTGTGAGCCATATCCTGCGCCGGCAACCCAATGTGATGGCAAGATTGCAAAGCGTGCCGATGTCTGATCTATATATTTCGGCGGTTACTCATGCCGAATTGATGTACGGCTTGGCGAAAAAACCTGATGCGGCCAAGCTGCATCGTGCCGTGCATGAACTTTTATTGCGTATAGGCGTATTACCGTTCGACGAACAAGCAAGCACGCATTACGGAAAATTTAAAGCACAGGCAAAGCAGTCGGGTAAAAACTTGGCATCTTTAGATATGATGATTGCCGCCCATGCTTCCGCCGTAAGCGCAGTATTGGTCAGCAACGATGCCGCTTTCCAACAGATTGCTGATTTATCGGTGGAAGACTGGACGAAATAA
- a CDS encoding IscS subfamily cysteine desulfurase: MTVHTPIYLDYAATTPVDKRVAEKMIPYLTETFGNPASNSHSFGWVAEDAVENARLEIAKLINADSKEIVFTSGATESNNLAIKGAAHFYKTKGKHLITVKTEHKAVLDTMRELERQGFEVTYLGVQENGLIDLEELKAAIRPDTILISVMWVNNEIGVIQDIPAIGEICRENKIIFHVDAAQACGKTPVDVEAAKVDLLSMSAHKIYGPKGIGALYVRRKPRVRLEAQIHGGGHERGFRSGTLPTHQIVGMGEAFRLAREELEQDIAHALKLRDIFLKGIEGIEEVYINGDLEQRVATNLNVSFNFVEGESLIMAVKELAVSSGSACTSASLEPSYVLRALGRNDELAHSSLRITFGRMTTEEEVAFAAELIKSKIGKLRELSPLWEMFKEGIDLNTVEWAEH; the protein is encoded by the coding sequence ATGACCGTTCACACCCCCATTTATCTCGACTACGCCGCCACCACCCCCGTTGACAAACGCGTGGCCGAAAAAATGATTCCCTACTTAACCGAAACCTTCGGCAACCCCGCTTCCAACAGCCACAGCTTCGGTTGGGTGGCAGAAGATGCCGTAGAAAATGCCCGCCTCGAAATTGCCAAACTGATTAACGCCGATTCCAAAGAAATCGTGTTTACCAGCGGCGCCACCGAATCGAACAACCTTGCCATCAAAGGTGCGGCGCACTTCTACAAAACCAAAGGCAAACACCTGATCACCGTTAAAACCGAGCACAAAGCCGTTTTGGATACCATGCGCGAACTTGAACGCCAAGGCTTTGAAGTAACCTACCTCGGCGTGCAGGAAAACGGCCTGATTGATTTGGAAGAACTCAAAGCCGCCATCCGCCCCGACACCATTCTCATTTCTGTGATGTGGGTCAACAACGAAATCGGCGTGATCCAAGACATTCCCGCCATCGGCGAAATCTGCCGCGAAAACAAAATCATCTTCCACGTTGACGCCGCCCAAGCCTGCGGAAAAACCCCTGTGGACGTAGAAGCCGCCAAAGTCGATTTGCTCTCCATGTCCGCCCACAAAATTTACGGCCCCAAAGGCATCGGCGCATTATATGTACGCCGCAAACCCCGCGTGCGCCTCGAAGCCCAAATCCACGGCGGCGGCCACGAACGCGGCTTCCGCTCCGGCACCCTGCCCACCCACCAAATCGTCGGCATGGGCGAAGCCTTCCGCTTGGCGCGTGAAGAATTGGAACAAGACATCGCCCACGCTCTCAAGCTGCGCGACATCTTCCTCAAAGGCATCGAAGGCATTGAAGAAGTGTATATCAACGGCGATTTGGAACAGCGCGTCGCCACCAACCTTAATGTGAGCTTCAACTTCGTCGAAGGCGAAAGCCTGATCATGGCCGTAAAAGAACTCGCCGTATCCAGCGGCTCCGCCTGCACCTCCGCCTCACTGGAACCCAGCTACGTTCTGCGCGCATTAGGCCGCAACGACGAGTTGGCACACTCTTCCCTGCGCATCACCTTCGGCCGCATGACCACCGAAGAAGAAGTGGCTTTCGCCGCCGAACTGATTAAATCCAAAATCGGCAAACTGCGCGAACTTTCACCGCTGTGGGAAATGTTTAAAGAAGGAATTGATTTGAATACGGTTGAGTGGGCGGAGCATTAA
- the iscU gene encoding Fe-S cluster assembly scaffold IscU, translated as MAYSDKVIDHYENPRNVGSFDKNDESVGTGMVGAPACGDVMKLQIKVNDEGVIEDAKFKTYGCGSAIASSSLITEWVKGKSLDEALAIKNSAIAEELELPPVKVHCSILAEDAIKAAVSDYKKKKGAE; from the coding sequence ATGGCATACAGCGATAAAGTGATTGATCATTACGAAAACCCCCGCAATGTCGGCTCGTTCGACAAAAACGACGAATCGGTCGGCACCGGCATGGTGGGCGCGCCTGCCTGCGGCGACGTGATGAAACTGCAAATCAAAGTGAACGACGAAGGCGTGATTGAAGATGCCAAGTTCAAAACCTACGGCTGCGGCTCGGCCATTGCTTCTTCTTCATTGATTACCGAATGGGTAAAAGGCAAAAGCCTTGATGAAGCTTTGGCGATTAAAAACAGTGCCATCGCCGAAGAATTGGAACTGCCGCCGGTGAAAGTACACTGCTCGATTTTGGCCGAAGACGCGATTAAAGCCGCTGTTTCGGACTACAAAAAGAAAAAAGGCGCAGAATAA
- a CDS encoding DUF896 domain-containing protein: protein MRIAELDRINELARKAKTIGLSEAETAERDVLRQAYIRQVCGQINNMLSTVTVVDPEGTDVTPAKLREAQAAGMQQMH from the coding sequence ATGCGTATTGCAGAATTAGACCGTATCAACGAGCTGGCCCGCAAAGCCAAAACCATAGGCCTGAGCGAAGCCGAAACCGCCGAACGCGATGTTTTGCGCCAAGCCTACATCCGCCAAGTGTGCGGACAAATCAACAATATGCTCTCCACCGTAACCGTGGTTGACCCCGAAGGCACCGACGTTACCCCCGCCAAATTAAGGGAAGCTCAAGCCGCGGGTATGCAGCAAATGCACTAA
- a CDS encoding winged helix-turn-helix transcriptional regulator — protein MNSYHELNGNCCPVSTTLDIIGGKWKVLILHHLNTETRRFNELQRLMPAVTQRMLTLQLRELEGDGIVHREVYPQVPPKVEYSLTEFGLTLMPVIEAMHRWGTEYALECAKHKAQKS, from the coding sequence ATGAACAGCTATCACGAATTAAACGGTAACTGCTGCCCGGTCAGCACCACGCTCGATATCATCGGCGGAAAATGGAAGGTTTTGATTTTGCATCATTTAAATACGGAAACCCGCCGTTTCAACGAATTGCAGAGGCTGATGCCCGCCGTAACCCAGCGCATGTTAACCCTGCAACTGCGCGAACTGGAAGGCGACGGTATCGTTCATCGCGAAGTGTATCCGCAGGTGCCGCCCAAAGTGGAATATTCGCTGACCGAATTCGGGTTGACGTTGATGCCGGTAATCGAAGCCATGCACCGTTGGGGTACGGAATATGCGTTGGAGTGTGCAAAACACAAGGCGCAGAAAAGCTGA
- a CDS encoding inorganic diphosphatase: MADFNQILTPGDVDGGIINVVNEIPAGSNHKIEWNRKLAAFQLDRVEPAIFAKPTNYGFIPQTLDEDGDELDVLLITEQPLATGVFLEAKIIGVMKFVDDGEVDDKIVCVPADDRNNGNAYNSLADLPKQLIQQIEFHFNQYKALKKPGSTTVEHWGDVAEAKEVIKESIERWNAQAK, from the coding sequence ATGGCTGATTTTAATCAGATTCTCACCCCCGGCGACGTTGACGGCGGCATCATCAACGTAGTGAACGAAATTCCCGCAGGCAGCAACCACAAAATCGAATGGAACCGCAAACTGGCCGCCTTCCAACTCGACCGCGTAGAACCCGCCATTTTCGCCAAACCCACCAACTACGGTTTCATCCCGCAAACCCTTGATGAAGACGGCGACGAACTTGACGTATTGCTGATTACCGAACAGCCTTTGGCTACCGGCGTATTCTTGGAAGCCAAAATCATCGGCGTGATGAAGTTTGTTGACGACGGCGAAGTGGACGATAAAATCGTGTGCGTACCCGCCGACGACCGCAACAACGGCAACGCTTACAACAGCTTGGCCGACCTGCCCAAGCAGTTGATCCAACAAATCGAATTCCACTTCAACCAATACAAAGCCCTGAAAAAACCCGGCTCCACCACCGTGGAACACTGGGGGGATGTGGCCGAAGCCAAAGAAGTGATCAAAGAATCGATCGAGCGCTGGAACGCCCAAGCTAAATAA
- the iscA gene encoding iron-sulfur cluster assembly protein IscA, with amino-acid sequence MITLTEKAANHIQNFLTKRGKGEGIRLGVKTSGCSGMAYTLEFVDDIQPEDLVFEGYGVKVFVDPKSHVYLDGTELDYTKEGLQEGFKFQNPNVKDECGCGESFHV; translated from the coding sequence ATGATTACATTAACCGAAAAAGCCGCCAACCATATCCAAAACTTTCTCACCAAACGCGGCAAAGGCGAAGGCATCCGCTTGGGCGTGAAAACCAGCGGCTGTTCGGGCATGGCTTACACTTTGGAATTTGTTGACGATATCCAGCCCGAAGATTTGGTTTTTGAAGGCTACGGCGTGAAAGTGTTTGTCGACCCCAAAAGCCATGTGTATCTCGACGGCACCGAACTGGACTACACCAAAGAAGGCTTGCAGGAAGGCTTTAAGTTCCAAAACCCCAATGTGAAAGACGAATGCGGTTGCGGCGAGAGCTTCCACGTTTGA
- a CDS encoding recombinase RecA: MPFTPEQQQSLLAQKGVGKTVLQRLQQMGLDDTAKLAAADVDDILQQGAALTGSTCWKNSPQAKAAIVAAVEWAKAQS; this comes from the coding sequence ATGCCCTTTACTCCCGAACAACAGCAATCTCTGCTGGCACAAAAAGGTGTAGGCAAAACCGTTTTGCAACGCTTGCAGCAAATGGGCTTGGACGATACCGCCAAACTCGCCGCGGCAGATGTAGACGATATTTTGCAGCAAGGCGCGGCGTTAACCGGTTCAACCTGCTGGAAAAACAGCCCGCAAGCCAAAGCGGCCATTGTTGCAGCAGTAGAATGGGCTAAAGCGCAAAGCTGA
- a CDS encoding antitoxin, with product MQTAKLFQNGRSQAVRLPAAFRFTGDEVYIRRDEATGDVILSQRPSDWQGFIAAASELDESDTIERDTSIQQRDPFADWQE from the coding sequence ATGCAAACCGCCAAACTTTTTCAAAACGGCCGCAGCCAAGCAGTACGGCTGCCTGCAGCATTCCGATTTACGGGTGATGAAGTGTATATCCGCCGAGATGAAGCCACGGGCGATGTGATTTTGTCGCAACGTCCGAGCGACTGGCAGGGTTTTATCGCCGCAGCATCGGAGCTTGACGAAAGCGATACCATTGAACGCGATACCTCCATACAGCAACGCGATCCGTTTGCAGACTGGCAGGAATAA
- a CDS encoding alpha-hydroxy acid oxidase, with amino-acid sequence MKRDLSKMTCIEDLRRVAQRKVPKMFYDYADSGSWTETTYRENTTDFKDIKFRQRVLVNMEGRSLATKMIGHDVKMPVAIAPTGFTGMQHADGEILAARAAEKFGIPFSLSTMSICSIEDVAENTSAPFWFQLYVMRDREFMENLIKRAQAAKCSALILTADLQVLGQRHKDIKNGLSAPPKPTLANLINLATKPEWCMKMLNTERRTFRNIVGHAKNVGDLSSLSSWTSEQFDPRLSWDDVARIKDLWGGKLIIKGIMEPEDAELAVKSGADALVVSNHGGRQLDDTVSSIKALPDIVSAVGSDIEVWLDSGIRSGQDILKAWALGARGTMIGRAFLYGLGAYGEEGVTRTLEILYKEMDVSMAFTGHRDIHNVTKDILVEGTYPEAK; translated from the coding sequence ATGAAACGCGATTTGAGCAAAATGACCTGTATCGAAGATTTGCGCCGTGTGGCGCAGCGCAAAGTGCCGAAAATGTTTTACGATTATGCCGATTCCGGTTCGTGGACTGAAACAACTTATCGAGAAAATACCACCGATTTCAAAGACATCAAATTCCGTCAGCGCGTGCTGGTTAATATGGAAGGCCGCAGCTTGGCAACCAAAATGATCGGCCACGATGTGAAAATGCCTGTGGCGATTGCGCCTACCGGCTTTACCGGCATGCAGCATGCCGACGGCGAAATTTTAGCAGCGCGTGCGGCGGAAAAATTCGGTATCCCGTTTTCTTTGTCTACGATGTCTATCTGCTCGATTGAAGACGTGGCCGAAAATACCAGTGCGCCGTTTTGGTTTCAGCTGTATGTGATGCGCGACCGCGAGTTTATGGAAAACCTGATTAAGCGCGCTCAGGCGGCTAAGTGTTCGGCGCTGATTTTAACTGCCGACTTGCAGGTTTTGGGCCAACGCCACAAAGATATTAAAAACGGCTTGTCTGCGCCGCCCAAGCCGACTTTGGCCAATTTGATCAATTTGGCCACCAAGCCCGAATGGTGCATGAAAATGCTCAATACCGAGCGCCGCACCTTCCGTAATATTGTCGGTCATGCGAAAAACGTGGGCGATTTGTCTTCGTTGTCTTCTTGGACTTCGGAACAGTTCGATCCGCGTTTGAGCTGGGATGATGTAGCCCGCATTAAAGATTTGTGGGGCGGCAAGCTGATTATCAAAGGCATTATGGAGCCTGAAGATGCCGAACTGGCGGTGAAGAGCGGTGCGGATGCGTTGGTGGTGTCCAACCACGGCGGCCGCCAGCTCGACGATACGGTTTCATCGATTAAAGCTTTGCCGGATATTGTCAGCGCCGTAGGCAGCGACATCGAAGTGTGGCTCGACAGCGGCATCCGCAGCGGTCAGGATATTCTCAAGGCTTGGGCATTGGGAGCGCGCGGCACAATGATCGGCCGTGCGTTTCTATACGGTTTGGGCGCATACGGTGAAGAAGGCGTTACCCGCACACTTGAAATTCTCTATAAAGAAATGGATGTTTCTATGGCGTTTACCGGGCACCGCGATATTCACAATGTCACCAAAGATATTCTGGTTGAGGGTACTTATCCCGAAGCCAAATAA
- the iscR gene encoding Fe-S cluster assembly transcriptional regulator IscR, with protein MRLTTKGRFAVTAMIDLAMNAQNGAVKLSAISERQNISLSYLEQLFSKLRRARLVESLRGPGGGYILAAPAKEINIAQIIAAAEDKLDATQCSSKANCNNGTACLTHELWESLNKTIHDYLSSVTLQNIVDQKNESNGKVVTFTHIH; from the coding sequence ATGCGATTAACCACCAAAGGCCGGTTTGCCGTTACCGCTATGATTGATTTGGCGATGAACGCGCAAAACGGCGCAGTCAAACTCAGCGCCATCAGCGAGCGGCAAAACATATCCCTATCCTATTTGGAGCAGCTGTTCAGCAAACTGCGCCGCGCCCGTTTGGTAGAAAGCCTGCGCGGCCCCGGCGGCGGTTATATCTTGGCTGCACCGGCGAAGGAAATCAACATTGCCCAAATTATCGCCGCAGCCGAAGACAAACTCGATGCCACACAGTGCAGCAGCAAAGCCAACTGCAACAACGGCACCGCCTGCTTAACCCACGAATTGTGGGAAAGCCTGAACAAAACCATTCACGACTACCTAAGCAGCGTTACCCTGCAAAACATTGTCGACCAGAAAAACGAAAGCAACGGCAAAGTCGTTACCTTCACCCACATCCACTAA
- a CDS encoding pirin family protein, protein MRNVRQIYRANSQHWVGDGFLVQPLFSHMDADRGTDPFLMLDYAAPYTFAPNEARSPRGVGQHPHKGFETVTIAYHGEVAHRDSTGRGGVIKEGDVQWMTAGAGIIHEEFHSEAFSKAGGLFEMVQLWVNLPAKDKNTPPHYQHLAKENIPVVELPDGAGHLRLIAGEHGNIKGAADTHTEMNVWDVVIRPGKEAALTIPADHSLSMVVLRGQAVFNGKDSAGAGQLVGFENGGGKVHIAAGNEEVKILLLSGVPIKEPVVGYGPFVMNTVEEIREAINDFNNGRFGSLAS, encoded by the coding sequence ATGAGAAACGTGCGACAAATCTACCGCGCCAACAGCCAACACTGGGTTGGAGACGGCTTTTTGGTTCAACCCCTGTTTTCACACATGGATGCCGACCGCGGCACCGACCCGTTTTTGATGCTCGACTACGCCGCACCTTACACATTTGCGCCCAACGAAGCACGCAGCCCCCGCGGCGTCGGCCAACACCCGCACAAAGGCTTTGAAACCGTTACCATTGCTTATCACGGCGAAGTGGCACATCGCGATTCAACGGGCAGAGGCGGCGTGATTAAAGAAGGCGACGTACAATGGATGACCGCCGGTGCCGGCATCATTCACGAAGAGTTCCATTCCGAAGCATTCAGCAAAGCGGGTGGCCTTTTCGAGATGGTGCAACTGTGGGTAAACCTGCCGGCAAAAGACAAAAACACACCGCCGCACTACCAACATCTCGCTAAAGAGAACATTCCCGTAGTGGAGCTGCCCGACGGTGCCGGCCATCTGCGTTTGATTGCAGGCGAACACGGAAACATCAAAGGTGCGGCCGATACCCACACCGAAATGAACGTATGGGACGTGGTTATCCGCCCCGGCAAAGAAGCTGCCTTAACCATCCCCGCCGACCACAGCCTTTCTATGGTTGTGCTGCGCGGTCAAGCAGTGTTTAACGGCAAAGACAGTGCCGGTGCGGGCCAATTGGTCGGTTTTGAAAACGGCGGCGGTAAAGTGCATATTGCCGCAGGCAACGAAGAAGTGAAAATACTGCTGCTCTCCGGCGTGCCGATTAAAGAGCCGGTGGTCGGCTACGGCCCGTTTGTGATGAATACTGTGGAAGAAATCCGCGAAGCCATCAACGATTTCAATAACGGCCGCTTCGGCAGCCTTGCATCTTAA
- a CDS encoding ATP phosphoribosyltransferase regulatory subunit — MQSWQLPEHIADILPSTARQLESAREKLLALFRVHGYELVHPPLMEYSHSLLTRIDAGLSLKTIRVVDQLSGRQLGIRADITPQVARIDAHLLSANNGINRLCYAGSVLHARPDGFLNTREPLQVGAELYGFAGVAADIELIDLMLKSVSVAEFGEILLSLGHIGVFRALAEAAGLSEQQSEQLLALMQDKDAAAVRAQVDGWQLDGMWAKAFALLPTLYGGREVLQEARNRLPDLFAVGKALDELQAVCDAFPDRQIHIDLAELRVDNYHTGLLYAAYGSDCHDAVARGGRYDGLGQYFGRARPATGFSFDLRMFIGRLPQSEQTQFIAVAHQDMAEACSAVEQLRAEGYCVVVDYGVEHNGTKNTTRRLKKQDGEWKVIETEMEQV, encoded by the coding sequence ATGCAGTCTTGGCAGCTACCCGAACACATCGCCGACATTTTGCCTTCGACCGCGCGCCAGCTCGAAAGTGCGCGGGAAAAGCTGTTGGCTTTATTCCGTGTACACGGATATGAATTGGTGCATCCGCCCCTGATGGAATACAGCCACTCTCTGCTTACCCGTATCGACGCGGGGTTGTCGCTGAAAACCATCCGCGTCGTCGATCAACTCAGCGGCAGGCAGCTCGGCATCCGTGCCGACATCACGCCGCAGGTGGCGCGTATCGATGCCCATCTTTTGTCGGCCAACAACGGCATTAACCGCTTGTGTTACGCAGGCTCGGTGCTGCATGCCCGTCCGGACGGTTTTTTGAACACCCGCGAGCCTTTGCAGGTGGGAGCGGAACTCTACGGCTTTGCCGGAGTGGCCGCCGATATCGAATTGATTGATTTGATGCTGAAAAGCGTTTCGGTTGCCGAGTTTGGCGAGATTCTGCTTTCGCTCGGGCATATCGGCGTGTTTCGTGCGCTGGCGGAGGCGGCCGGTTTGAGTGAGCAGCAGTCGGAACAGCTGTTGGCCTTGATGCAGGATAAAGATGCCGCAGCCGTGCGCGCTCAGGTTGATGGCTGGCAGCTTGACGGAATGTGGGCCAAAGCCTTTGCCTTGCTGCCCACACTGTATGGCGGGCGGGAAGTATTGCAGGAAGCGCGTAACCGTTTGCCCGATTTGTTTGCGGTCGGCAAAGCATTAGACGAATTGCAGGCCGTTTGCGATGCCTTCCCCGACCGGCAAATCCATATCGATTTGGCCGAATTGCGGGTAGACAATTATCACACCGGTTTGCTGTATGCCGCATACGGCAGCGACTGTCACGATGCCGTTGCACGCGGCGGGCGTTACGACGGTTTGGGTCAATATTTCGGCCGCGCCCGTCCTGCCACGGGTTTCAGCTTTGATTTGCGGATGTTTATCGGGCGCTTGCCGCAGAGCGAGCAAACGCAGTTTATCGCCGTGGCGCATCAGGATATGGCCGAGGCGTGCAGTGCAGTTGAGCAACTACGCGCCGAAGGCTATTGCGTGGTGGTCGATTACGGTGTCGAGCACAATGGCACGAAGAATACGACGCGCCGTCTGAAAAAACAGGACGGCGAATGGAAAGTTATTGAAACAGAAATGGAACAGGTTTGA
- a CDS encoding adenylosuccinate synthase has product MAKNVVVIGAQWGDEGKGKIVDWLAEETSGVVRFQGGHNAGHTLVVGGKKTILRLIPSGILHEKLECFIGSGVVVSPEALLGEIDELNAAGVKNVEGRLKIAPTATLILPYHIALDKAREASRGSGKIGTTGRGIGPAYEDKVARRAIRMVDLFDIEKLKTKLQANIEYYNIQLQHLHKAEPVKFEEVLAVVEKFSSRIKPMISDVSRTLYEKNQKGEKLLFEGAQGTLLDIDYGTYPFVTSSNCLAGAASAGAGVPPQMLNYVLGIVKAYTTRVGSGPFPTELFDDIGAGLAERGHEFGSVTGRARRCGWFDAAALKRSIQVNGISGMCITKLDVMDGIEEIKICTGYQLPDGSKTDILPFGADAVAGCTPIYETMPGWTESTFGVKAFDKLPANAKAYLKRIEEVCGAPVAIVSTGPDREETIVLQHPFA; this is encoded by the coding sequence ATGGCTAAAAACGTAGTGGTTATCGGCGCACAATGGGGCGACGAAGGCAAAGGTAAAATCGTAGACTGGCTGGCCGAAGAAACTTCGGGCGTGGTGCGTTTTCAGGGCGGACACAATGCAGGTCATACCTTGGTTGTCGGCGGTAAAAAAACCATTCTGCGTCTGATTCCGAGCGGTATTTTGCACGAAAAACTGGAATGCTTTATCGGCTCGGGCGTAGTGGTCAGCCCCGAAGCCTTGCTGGGTGAAATTGACGAATTGAATGCGGCGGGCGTGAAAAACGTAGAAGGCCGTCTGAAAATCGCTCCTACCGCCACCTTGATTCTGCCTTACCACATCGCACTCGACAAAGCCCGCGAAGCCTCGCGCGGCAGCGGTAAAATCGGCACAACCGGCCGCGGTATCGGGCCCGCTTACGAAGACAAAGTCGCCCGCCGCGCCATCCGCATGGTTGACCTGTTCGACATCGAAAAACTGAAAACCAAATTGCAGGCCAATATCGAATACTACAATATTCAGTTGCAGCATCTGCACAAAGCCGAGCCGGTAAAATTTGAAGAAGTGCTGGCTGTGGTTGAAAAATTCTCAAGCCGAATCAAACCGATGATCAGCGATGTATCGCGCACCTTGTATGAAAAAAACCAAAAAGGCGAAAAACTGCTGTTTGAGGGCGCACAAGGCACTTTGCTGGATATCGACTACGGCACCTATCCGTTTGTTACCTCTTCCAACTGCTTGGCCGGAGCCGCTTCCGCCGGAGCCGGTGTGCCGCCGCAAATGTTGAATTATGTGCTGGGTATCGTGAAAGCCTACACCACCCGTGTCGGCTCAGGCCCGTTCCCCACCGAACTGTTCGACGACATCGGCGCAGGATTGGCCGAGCGCGGCCATGAATTCGGCTCGGTAACCGGCCGTGCCCGCCGCTGCGGTTGGTTCGATGCCGCCGCCCTGAAGCGTTCCATTCAAGTAAACGGCATTTCCGGCATGTGTATCACCAAGCTGGATGTGATGGACGGCATTGAAGAAATCAAAATCTGTACCGGCTACCAACTGCCTGACGGCAGCAAAACCGACATCCTGCCTTTCGGTGCAGATGCCGTAGCGGGTTGTACGCCGATTTACGAAACCATGCCGGGTTGGACGGAATCCACTTTCGGCGTGAAAGCGTTCGACAAATTGCCCGCCAATGCCAAAGCTTATTTGAAGCGTATCGAAGAAGTATGCGGTGCGCCGGTA
- a CDS encoding FeoB-associated Cys-rich membrane protein, producing MEQYMIVGAIVLLCTLYILRKFVFKPKNSGSACGGCDRCGGNKGGGCH from the coding sequence ATGGAGCAATACATGATTGTGGGTGCGATTGTGCTGCTGTGCACCCTGTATATTCTGAGAAAATTTGTGTTCAAGCCGAAAAACAGCGGTTCGGCCTGCGGCGGTTGCGACCGTTGCGGCGGCAATAAAGGCGGCGGTTGCCATTGA